The Glycine soja cultivar W05 chromosome 4, ASM419377v2, whole genome shotgun sequence genomic sequence GTCACAATATTCTGGAATTTGATATAATACATTGAAACGTGACCTTCTATTGTTTCCAAGTGATCGCTCACCATGAACTCTCACCCTTGCAAACTCGTACTCAATTTTGGCTCCAATATGCTCTCGTGCAAAACCTGCACATTCGTGGAAAACAACATGCACAATATGGTTATAAAAATTGCTTTAACAAAAATAGCTCTTTTGggatttatattttactttatgtGGAATTTCGGTTCCTTAATTTTCCAATTATTATGTCGCTCACAAGAATAGTCAAGAAGGTATAACATATTATTGATTTGTATCAATcagtaatttaaagaaaaaaatgtataaaataaaaatgaaaaaaatgcataaaatttaataaaacattttttgtatttaatttttatgtgtgaatatttatatatttttatctttcattaattttaatatactagtattaattattgataatctATACTATattagaaaaacataaaaacttatgaatttaatttttacacacTAAAACATAGTAACATCAAGGACCAACGTATACTAATAAGAGTGTATATATAAGGgtttgaagttatttttttttcacatagaAAATAACTTCTAAATGAGTATCACCTATAAAAACTAAATGgttaatttaaatgtaaaaattataatttaatggtCATGTATtgttaatgtaaattttttacactagcaactaataaaaatcattatttatataatttataagataattagtataaaaataagtttaatgatAAAAGTTTTATATTGTCGTGCAATCAACACTTATTGTTGATATgacttttaagaaaattatataaaatttaaaaaaattattagaatttgttattaaataaaaatataaaattataaaattaatttgtattatcAGTACATaacatatcaataaatttattatttattatttatcatttacaaTTTATTTGTGATGGGATAACAGTAAACCTACTTTACCATGATGAGTTTATATcaaattttcttgaaaaaaaaattaaaacttgataaatcttataaaataacCTCGCCATAGGagaaataaaaacttgatgctgcTTATTATAGAAAGAGagcaatagaaaaccaaacaaacCATCAGGAATTTGAACAAGCAGGAGGATTGATTCAGGCGTTTCTTCTGTTCCATATTTCGCTTCCAAATCTTCGTAGGTTTGCATGGACATTTTTCAACACTTGctcttaatttgatttaatttctcttttcgGTTTTCAGCTCCAGCAAATGATTTGGTGGTTCCATTGATCTTTATAAAGAATTTCCACTACTCATCTCATCTGCGAGGTATAactcatttaataaataaagggGAAGTTCTTTGCATGGTTCATACTCCACTTCATATTCCAGAAAGAGGGGGCAAACGTGTTTATATACACTAGCTAG encodes the following:
- the LOC114409458 gene encoding inactive protein RESTRICTED TEV MOVEMENT 2-like, whose product is MSMQTYEDLEAKYGTEETPESILLLVQIPDGFAREHIGAKIEYEFARVRVHGERSLGNNRRSRFNVLYQIPEYCDINRIKAKFDGKIVTITIPTIPGKVSKKEAESNPGDEKEGTPTDDDQKKTIVSDQVPKLIVECKEEIDHEASTPSN